The genomic stretch TAATTCAATTGCTTCTTTTATATTTTTCAGCAATTCATCTAGGGTTTTGCCTTGTGTATGGCATCCGCGAAGAGCAGGCACGCTGCCTACATAATATCCGTCCTCGTCTTTTTCTATTACTACAGTAAAATTATGTATTTGCTTTTTCATAACATGCAGTGAGCTATTCTCACATTTAAACCTTTGTAAAGCTCTCCTTGAACCTGCAGAACTTCAAAATATAGCTTAAGAATGCATTACCAAAGTATTATTTTCAAACCTTCAATGTTTTCGAAATGTTCTTTATTCTTTGTTATAAGTGCTTCTCCATTTTTTAAGGTTATTGTTGCAATGAAAACATCAATTATACCAATCATTTTTCCTGTCTCAATCAAATCAGCGGAAATTTTTCCAGAAGTCTGCGGATAGTGGTCGAGGTAAGACAAAATTTCTATGTCCTTTATAAGCTCATCAACCTGTTTCATATTCTGCTCTGGTTTACTTGATCTGCAAACACCTTCTATTAGCTCATGTATATTAAAAACAGTTGTCCTTAAAGGCTCATCAGGGCCTATTTCTTCAAATTTTTTGACAGCATCTTTATTTTTTCTTAATATGCCCACAAGAAAATCTGTATCTAAAACTGCCATCTAAATACCGACCTTTCTTCCAATGTCTTTGTGCCTTCTTTTCAGGATGTCATTAAATATGCCATCCATCTCTTTTACATTTTCCCAAGCCCCAATTAACTTTCTCATAAATGATTTATTTTTGGTATGGTCATGTATCATAACTGTGACTTTCGTATTTTCCTCTAGCTTGATATCGTTCATGGGTAGTATTTTTCCGTTTTTATATATTCCTTCAATTTCAGTTGCCATTTTCATTCACCTTATATTTAGCAAGCAGTTTTACTATTTAAACCTTTCCATATTCACTTTATAGTTACAAAAATAGTAAAGCTTAAATATTGAAGCGGCTATCTGATGTTCTATGGCTTTGGATGCTGATATTTCAAAAGAATATGCCAGAAAAGGCTTTTATGACAGCGGAAGCTTCAGCTTGTCAACAGGCAGAAGCTTAATGCAGGATTTAGGCTATAAGCTGAGAAGCGGCTTAGAGAGATCAGTTTCCGGCGTTAACGGATTTTTTGATGGCTTAGCAGATAAAATAACTTATCAAAATTCTCAGCTTGCTTATGCATCTGATTCTGGAATGCTTCCTGATGACATCTACAATGGCGTTGTTTCAAGATTTGGAAGAGT from Candidatus Woesearchaeota archaeon encodes the following:
- a CDS encoding DUF104 domain-containing protein, whose amino-acid sequence is MATEIEGIYKNGKILPMNDIKLEENTKVTVMIHDHTKNKSFMRKLIGAWENVKEMDGIFNDILKRRHKDIGRKVGI
- a CDS encoding type II toxin-antitoxin system VapC family toxin — protein: MAVLDTDFLVGILRKNKDAVKKFEEIGPDEPLRTTVFNIHELIEGVCRSSKPEQNMKQVDELIKDIEILSYLDHYPQTSGKISADLIETGKMIGIIDVFIATITLKNGEALITKNKEHFENIEGLKIILW
- a CDS encoding type II toxin-antitoxin system HicB family antitoxin, whose protein sequence is MKKQIHNFTVVIEKDEDGYYVGSVPALRGCHTQGKTLDELLKNIKEAIEL